A genomic stretch from Hemibagrus wyckioides isolate EC202008001 linkage group LG18, SWU_Hwy_1.0, whole genome shotgun sequence includes:
- the ppp1r26 gene encoding protein phosphatase 1 regulatory subunit 26 isoform X2, which produces MFLKTVPPVVAVHSEWRSGKSLSLPLCFNDSASDSDFVSSSGTPIPHKVQMIIDSLCSTQSSDMSNEVNSSAQSALSLPKPTCGGHKSCRRAATESSKLRAFGSDATEGSDSDDSVDRGIEEAIQEYLKEKVDQKVKREPVEDPMQIPKVQQEGNCMPDAPKQLMHSTKVLTTSNPTLKGSKGIQPLVGLKKKKKTIKEKTLPTKAPPSSGTSSCLPQVDCTSASLRIKEEDLMDSSSDDGIEEAIQKFQQEEKERHEGLRCFNLNDVLDSSSDDGIEEAIRNYQQERQKEKEHKIHPTQSCLIADRIGVKPLKKLAKKKNRKKNTVEPKEIKCPSPKPVGLSFSMLPTCMVASGDSLCSTRAEEPQDGRQIHSTLTVNTTAELMCAEAILDISKTVMPAAFEPNLDLASTPTTETASFLPTGVSLQQYEKSDESSVDSEDGIEQEIRKFLEHKAKLHEQATAADHPGVSTVTKGPQHIKVEEDQNKALRLSFSRKRKRKEADGMNCKQGIAGNTVKEDPQPKPLTQSEFSSVTWHTCSPNTVKKSNPTQYSPLHSITEGATSMNKGSSLGSSPLKYFIGSERNYSSDKSSSLDSDEDLDAAIKDLLKTKKKVKKKVRDMKLKARKSHKPIQQPGTDTLKKHKSVKDQNLVLASKPMKPGVLKSSKGLMSISRQDKGAKPKCLKSQKNSKKPKVSTKEAQGSEYKTAVHGVQSTHVDEDSSSVDSDDSIEQEIRRFLAEKAKGSSTSVTTQKQDNAGGAEEAAFTTFGDKNVKIEELQTKSSDLTRASLSIDPSQEEQTQGIPMNIKGPASSYASCCSLEDDRIGDKLHERTLHECRNISLETDKDWAQKVTGKFTDRTDSETFVVNVTDPQEPKGAAQHQNLFLMKHDNCSISTAREKSSADLSSSLQNRSRIPLIEAISTVCPSPPPVGKHFLSSSSETLLVTKEDCQESPAESRSDSFDLNSWEKKGQWDQPPNLISNTRHTSSNPAHLSRHLPPYPSHLSCVPLPLALSQPRAGAGLVHLRRDQPSVVALSAHKSTHLQLRNTQKDTRNEGREEESERCIDETDVESGEEKTDRRQQQCSQSLSTSIDPGVLLSPYVALTTEERSQKFRHNKQRCRELKGAKRKLQFVFSSVMKSL; this is translated from the exons ATGTTTCTGAAAACAGTTCCTCCTGTGGTGGCAGTTCACTCAGAATGGAGGTCCGGTAAGAGCTTGAGCCTGCCACTTTGCTTCAATGATAGTGCTTCAGACAGTGACTTTGTATCATCCAGCGGAACTCCCATCCCGCACAAAGTCCAGATGATCATCGACAGCCTCTGCAGCACACAGTCCTCAGACATGAGCAATGAGGTCAACTCTAGTGCCCAGTCTGCCCTCAGCCTGCCCAAGCCGACATGTGGTGGCCACAAGTCTTGTCGCCGAGCAGCGACAGAGAGCAGTAAGCTTCGTGCATTCGGCTCTGACGCCACTGAAGGTTCAGATAGCGATGATTCTGTGGACCGAGGGATCGAGGAGGCCATTCAGGAGTACCTGAAGGAGAAAGTGGACCAAAAGGTTAAAAGGGAGCCAGTGGAGGACCCAATGCAGATACCAAAAGTTCAACAGGAAGGAAATTGTATGCCAGATGCACCTAAACAGCTCATGCATTCCACCAAGGTGCTAACTACTAGCAACCCTACACTGAAAGGTTCAAAAGGAATCCAGCCATTGGTAGgcttgaagaaaaagaaaaaaacaatcaaagaGAAAACTTTGCCTACAAAAGCTCCACCTTCTTCTGGAACATCTTCCTGTTTGCCACAAGTGGATTGTACATCAGCTTCACTCAGAATAAAAGAGGAAGATTTAATGGATTCAAGCAGTGATGATGGCATTGAAGAGGCCATACAGAAATTTCAGCAAGAAGAGAAGGAGCGTCATGAAGGCTTGAGGTGCTTTAATCTGAACGACGTGCTGGACTCTAGTAGTGATGATGGCATTGAGGAGGCAATCAGGAACTACCAGCAGGAAAGGCAGAAGGAAAAGGAACACAAAATTCACCCAACGCAAAGCTGTTTGATTGCTGATCGCATTGGTGTTAAGCCTCTTAAAAAACTAGCtaagaagaagaacagaaagaaaaatacagtaGAACCTAAAGAAATAAAGTGTCCTTCACCTAAACCTGTAGGCCTCTCTTTCAGCATGTTGCCTACATGTATGGTGGCCAGTGGGGATTCATTGTGCTCCACTAGAGCCGAAGAGCCACAGGATGGACGGCAAATTCATTCTACACTCACAGTCAACACCACTGCTGAGCTGATGTGTGCCGAGGCCATCTTGGACATCTCTAAAACTGTCATGCCTGCAGCATTTGAGCCCAACTTGGACCTGGCCAGTACCCCAACAACAGAGACTGCGTCTTTCCTTCCCACTGGAGTTTCACTGCAGCAGTATGAGAAGAGTGATGAAAGCTCTGTGGACAGTGAGGATGGAATTGAGCAAGAGATTCGTAAATTTCTGGAGCATAAAGCAAAGCTGCATGAACAGGCAACCGCAGCTGACCACCCTGGAGTATCTACAGTTACTAAAGGCCCACAGCACATTAAAGTTGAGGAGGATCAGAACAAAGCACTAAGGCTGTCCTTCTCACGGAAAAGGAAACGGAAAGAAGCAGATGGCATGAATTGTAAACAAGGAATTGCTGGTAATACAGTAAAAGAGGATCCTCAACCCAAACCCCTAACCCAGAGTGAGTTCTCTTCTGTTACATGGCACACTTGTAGCCCAAATACAGTAAAGAAAAGCAACCCTACACAGTACTCTCCCCTTCATAGCATTACAGAAGGAGCCACATCCATGAACAAGGGTTCTAGCCTTGGAAGCAGTCCCTTAAAGTATTTTATTGGATCGGAGAGGAACTACAGCAGTGATAAGAGTAGCTCTCTGGACAGTGATGAGGATCTTGATGCGGCAATAAAAGATTTGCtcaagacaaagaaaaaagtgaaaaaaaaagtccgGGACATGAAACTTAAGGCACGAAAGAGCCATAAACCTATCCAACAACCAGGTACTGACACCTTGAAAAAACATAAATCTGTCAAGGATCAAAATTTGGTTCTTGCATCTAAGCCCATGAAACCCGGGGTTCTAAAAAGCAGCAAAGGGCTGATGAGCATATCCAGACAGGACAAAGGTGCTAAGCCTAAATGTTTGAAATCACAGAAGAACAGCAAGAAACCTAAAGTCTCCACAAAGGAAGCCCAGGGCTCTGAATATAAGACGGCAGTCCATGGAGTCCAGTCTACACATGTCGATGAGGACAGCAGCTCAGTGGACAGCGATGACAGCATCGAGCAAGAGATCCGTCGGTTCTTGGCAGAGAAGGCAAAAGGGTCTTCTACATCAGTGACCACGCAGAAGCAGGATAATGCTGGAGGTGCAGAAGAAGCTGCCTTCACTACATTTGGagacaaaaatgttaaaatagaGGAGCTTCAGACAAAGTCTTCTGATCTTACAAGGGCGTCACTGAGCATTGACCCAAGTCAGGAAGAGCAAACACAGGGCATTCCCATGAACATTAAGGGGCCAGCTTCATCATATGCCAGCTGTTGCAGTTTGGAAGACGACAGGATTGGTGATAAATTGCATGAGAGGACTTTGCATGAGTGCAGGAATATCAGCTTAGAAACAGACAAAGATTGGGCTCAAAAGGTAACAGGAAAGTTCACAGACAGAACAGATTCTGAAACATTTGTTGTTAATGTAACTGATCCACAGGAGCCCAAGGGTGCAGCGCAGCACCAGAACCTGTTTCTGATGAAGCATGATAACTGCAGTATAAGTACAGCTAGGGAAAAATCTTCAGCAGACCTGTCAAGCAGCTTGCAGAACAGGAGTAGAATTCCTCTTATAGAGGCTATCAGCACTGTGTGTCCCTCCCCCCCCCCAGTAGGAAAACACTTCCTTAGTTCCTCTTCAGAGACTCTCTTGGTTACCAAGGAAGATTGCCAGGAAAGTCCTGCTGAGAGCAGGTCTGATTCATTTGACCTGAACAGTTGGGAAAAGAAAGGACAATGGGACCAACCACCTAATCTGATCTCTAACACCAGACACACATCCTCAAACCCTGCACACCTATCTAGGCACCTGCCTCCTTACCCCTCTCACCTTTCATGTGTCCCCCTACCCCTTGCCCTATCCCAGCCACGTGCAGGTGCAGGCTTGGTGCACCTGCGCAGAGATCAGCCCTCAGTTGTAGCTCTGTCAGCTCACAAGTCCACTCACCTGCAGCTTAGAAATACACAGAAAGATACCAGAAatgaagggagggaggaagagtcGGAAAGGTGCATAGATGAGACAGATGTAGAATCAGGTGAAGAGAAGACAGATAGGAGACAGCAGCAATGCAGCCA ATCTCTGTCCACCAGTATTGACCCAGGTGTGCTTCTCAGTCCCTACGTTGCCCTTACTACAGAGGAAAGGAGCCAGAAATTCAGACACAATAAGCAG AGATGCAGAGAGCTGAAAGGTGCAAAGAGGAAACTGCAGTTTGTGTTTAGCAGTGTAATGAAGAGCTTATGA
- the ppp1r26 gene encoding protein phosphatase 1 regulatory subunit 26 isoform X1: protein MFLKTVPPVVAVHSEWRSGKSLSLPLCFNDSASDSDFVSSSGTPIPHKVQMIIDSLCSTQSSDMSNEVNSSAQSALSLPKPTCGGHKSCRRAATESSKLRAFGSDATEGSDSDDSVDRGIEEAIQEYLKEKVDQKVKREPVEDPMQIPKVQQEGNCMPDAPKQLMHSTKVLTTSNPTLKGSKGIQPLVGLKKKKKTIKEKTLPTKAPPSSGTSSCLPQVDCTSASLRIKEEDLMDSSSDDGIEEAIQKFQQEEKERHEGLRCFNLNDVLDSSSDDGIEEAIRNYQQERQKEKEHKIHPTQSCLIADRIGVKPLKKLAKKKNRKKNTVEPKEIKCPSPKPVGLSFSMLPTCMVASGDSLCSTRAEEPQDGRQIHSTLTVNTTAELMCAEAILDISKTVMPAAFEPNLDLASTPTTETASFLPTGVSLQQYEKSDESSVDSEDGIEQEIRKFLEHKAKLHEQATAADHPGVSTVTKGPQHIKVEEDQNKALRLSFSRKRKRKEADGMNCKQGIAGNTVKEDPQPKPLTQSEFSSVTWHTCSPNTVKKSNPTQYSPLHSITEGATSMNKGSSLGSSPLKYFIGSERNYSSDKSSSLDSDEDLDAAIKDLLKTKKKVKKKVRDMKLKARKSHKPIQQPGTDTLKKHKSVKDQNLVLASKPMKPGVLKSSKGLMSISRQDKGAKPKCLKSQKNSKKPKVSTKEAQGSEYKTAVHGVQSTHVDEDSSSVDSDDSIEQEIRRFLAEKAKGSSTSVTTQKQDNAGGAEEAAFTTFGDKNVKIEELQTKSSDLTRASLSIDPSQEEQTQGIPMNIKGPASSYASCCSLEDDRIGDKLHERTLHECRNISLETDKDWAQKVTGKFTDRTDSETFVVNVTDPQEPKGAAQHQNLFLMKHDNCSISTAREKSSADLSSSLQNRSRIPLIEAISTVCPSPPPVGKHFLSSSSETLLVTKEDCQESPAESRSDSFDLNSWEKKGQWDQPPNLISNTRHTSSNPAHLSRHLPPYPSHLSCVPLPLALSQPRAGAGLVHLRRDQPSVVALSAHKSTHLQLRNTQKDTRNEGREEESERCIDETDVESGEEKTDRRQQQCSQ, encoded by the coding sequence ATGTTTCTGAAAACAGTTCCTCCTGTGGTGGCAGTTCACTCAGAATGGAGGTCCGGTAAGAGCTTGAGCCTGCCACTTTGCTTCAATGATAGTGCTTCAGACAGTGACTTTGTATCATCCAGCGGAACTCCCATCCCGCACAAAGTCCAGATGATCATCGACAGCCTCTGCAGCACACAGTCCTCAGACATGAGCAATGAGGTCAACTCTAGTGCCCAGTCTGCCCTCAGCCTGCCCAAGCCGACATGTGGTGGCCACAAGTCTTGTCGCCGAGCAGCGACAGAGAGCAGTAAGCTTCGTGCATTCGGCTCTGACGCCACTGAAGGTTCAGATAGCGATGATTCTGTGGACCGAGGGATCGAGGAGGCCATTCAGGAGTACCTGAAGGAGAAAGTGGACCAAAAGGTTAAAAGGGAGCCAGTGGAGGACCCAATGCAGATACCAAAAGTTCAACAGGAAGGAAATTGTATGCCAGATGCACCTAAACAGCTCATGCATTCCACCAAGGTGCTAACTACTAGCAACCCTACACTGAAAGGTTCAAAAGGAATCCAGCCATTGGTAGgcttgaagaaaaagaaaaaaacaatcaaagaGAAAACTTTGCCTACAAAAGCTCCACCTTCTTCTGGAACATCTTCCTGTTTGCCACAAGTGGATTGTACATCAGCTTCACTCAGAATAAAAGAGGAAGATTTAATGGATTCAAGCAGTGATGATGGCATTGAAGAGGCCATACAGAAATTTCAGCAAGAAGAGAAGGAGCGTCATGAAGGCTTGAGGTGCTTTAATCTGAACGACGTGCTGGACTCTAGTAGTGATGATGGCATTGAGGAGGCAATCAGGAACTACCAGCAGGAAAGGCAGAAGGAAAAGGAACACAAAATTCACCCAACGCAAAGCTGTTTGATTGCTGATCGCATTGGTGTTAAGCCTCTTAAAAAACTAGCtaagaagaagaacagaaagaaaaatacagtaGAACCTAAAGAAATAAAGTGTCCTTCACCTAAACCTGTAGGCCTCTCTTTCAGCATGTTGCCTACATGTATGGTGGCCAGTGGGGATTCATTGTGCTCCACTAGAGCCGAAGAGCCACAGGATGGACGGCAAATTCATTCTACACTCACAGTCAACACCACTGCTGAGCTGATGTGTGCCGAGGCCATCTTGGACATCTCTAAAACTGTCATGCCTGCAGCATTTGAGCCCAACTTGGACCTGGCCAGTACCCCAACAACAGAGACTGCGTCTTTCCTTCCCACTGGAGTTTCACTGCAGCAGTATGAGAAGAGTGATGAAAGCTCTGTGGACAGTGAGGATGGAATTGAGCAAGAGATTCGTAAATTTCTGGAGCATAAAGCAAAGCTGCATGAACAGGCAACCGCAGCTGACCACCCTGGAGTATCTACAGTTACTAAAGGCCCACAGCACATTAAAGTTGAGGAGGATCAGAACAAAGCACTAAGGCTGTCCTTCTCACGGAAAAGGAAACGGAAAGAAGCAGATGGCATGAATTGTAAACAAGGAATTGCTGGTAATACAGTAAAAGAGGATCCTCAACCCAAACCCCTAACCCAGAGTGAGTTCTCTTCTGTTACATGGCACACTTGTAGCCCAAATACAGTAAAGAAAAGCAACCCTACACAGTACTCTCCCCTTCATAGCATTACAGAAGGAGCCACATCCATGAACAAGGGTTCTAGCCTTGGAAGCAGTCCCTTAAAGTATTTTATTGGATCGGAGAGGAACTACAGCAGTGATAAGAGTAGCTCTCTGGACAGTGATGAGGATCTTGATGCGGCAATAAAAGATTTGCtcaagacaaagaaaaaagtgaaaaaaaaagtccgGGACATGAAACTTAAGGCACGAAAGAGCCATAAACCTATCCAACAACCAGGTACTGACACCTTGAAAAAACATAAATCTGTCAAGGATCAAAATTTGGTTCTTGCATCTAAGCCCATGAAACCCGGGGTTCTAAAAAGCAGCAAAGGGCTGATGAGCATATCCAGACAGGACAAAGGTGCTAAGCCTAAATGTTTGAAATCACAGAAGAACAGCAAGAAACCTAAAGTCTCCACAAAGGAAGCCCAGGGCTCTGAATATAAGACGGCAGTCCATGGAGTCCAGTCTACACATGTCGATGAGGACAGCAGCTCAGTGGACAGCGATGACAGCATCGAGCAAGAGATCCGTCGGTTCTTGGCAGAGAAGGCAAAAGGGTCTTCTACATCAGTGACCACGCAGAAGCAGGATAATGCTGGAGGTGCAGAAGAAGCTGCCTTCACTACATTTGGagacaaaaatgttaaaatagaGGAGCTTCAGACAAAGTCTTCTGATCTTACAAGGGCGTCACTGAGCATTGACCCAAGTCAGGAAGAGCAAACACAGGGCATTCCCATGAACATTAAGGGGCCAGCTTCATCATATGCCAGCTGTTGCAGTTTGGAAGACGACAGGATTGGTGATAAATTGCATGAGAGGACTTTGCATGAGTGCAGGAATATCAGCTTAGAAACAGACAAAGATTGGGCTCAAAAGGTAACAGGAAAGTTCACAGACAGAACAGATTCTGAAACATTTGTTGTTAATGTAACTGATCCACAGGAGCCCAAGGGTGCAGCGCAGCACCAGAACCTGTTTCTGATGAAGCATGATAACTGCAGTATAAGTACAGCTAGGGAAAAATCTTCAGCAGACCTGTCAAGCAGCTTGCAGAACAGGAGTAGAATTCCTCTTATAGAGGCTATCAGCACTGTGTGTCCCTCCCCCCCCCCAGTAGGAAAACACTTCCTTAGTTCCTCTTCAGAGACTCTCTTGGTTACCAAGGAAGATTGCCAGGAAAGTCCTGCTGAGAGCAGGTCTGATTCATTTGACCTGAACAGTTGGGAAAAGAAAGGACAATGGGACCAACCACCTAATCTGATCTCTAACACCAGACACACATCCTCAAACCCTGCACACCTATCTAGGCACCTGCCTCCTTACCCCTCTCACCTTTCATGTGTCCCCCTACCCCTTGCCCTATCCCAGCCACGTGCAGGTGCAGGCTTGGTGCACCTGCGCAGAGATCAGCCCTCAGTTGTAGCTCTGTCAGCTCACAAGTCCACTCACCTGCAGCTTAGAAATACACAGAAAGATACCAGAAatgaagggagggaggaagagtcGGAAAGGTGCATAGATGAGACAGATGTAGAATCAGGTGAAGAGAAGACAGATAGGAGACAGCAGCAATGCAGCCAGTGA